From Lactiplantibacillus brownii, the proteins below share one genomic window:
- a CDS encoding YxeA family protein produces MSKSAIKNHWIESVLVVFLVGVTVLSIGWHIYRYGGDYYYMRVNGSSESFPVTVPVGITQNGYVYRGIAKDKYGNRQRLEVHTVADDLGPFHKGQIIRITYNPKFGVTNYKKVSRDQVPPLARIH; encoded by the coding sequence TTGAGTAAGTCTGCAATTAAAAATCATTGGATAGAAAGTGTCTTGGTTGTTTTCCTAGTTGGAGTTACAGTTTTAAGTATTGGGTGGCATATTTATCGGTATGGTGGTGATTATTACTACATGCGAGTTAATGGTAGTAGTGAATCATTTCCTGTAACAGTTCCGGTTGGGATTACACAGAACGGCTATGTTTATCGTGGTATTGCTAAAGATAAGTATGGGAATCGGCAACGGTTAGAGGTTCACACGGTTGCTGATGATTTAGGGCCATTTCATAAGGGACAGATCATTAGAATTACATATAATCCTAAATTTGGTGTGACTAATTATAAGAAAGTTAGCCGTGATCAGGTTCCACCATTGGCTAGAATTCACTAA
- a CDS encoding DUF536 domain-containing protein produces MANKTISSIAKDLKISRARVYQIIDMLDDNEKPSKDSNDRYVIDDSAVNAIRKYYANSNTKAKQEKTSPIDDKVLDIIRRQLDKKDRQIEKLTQLLDQQQQLNLSTNRQNEKLLDTSTNNTPSKDDSPSQNDDTDVLKPTESNSKWEETKTLKKGLFGWLRR; encoded by the coding sequence ATGGCAAATAAGACAATATCTTCAATAGCTAAAGATTTGAAGATATCACGTGCAAGGGTTTATCAAATCATTGATATGCTTGATGACAACGAAAAACCCTCAAAAGACAGCAATGATAGATATGTAATTGACGATAGTGCTGTCAATGCTATTCGTAAATACTATGCAAATAGTAACACCAAGGCTAAACAAGAAAAAACGTCACCAATTGACGATAAAGTTCTTGATATAATTCGACGTCAACTAGACAAAAAGGATAGACAAATTGAAAAGCTAACTCAATTACTTGACCAGCAACAACAGCTCAATTTGTCTACTAACCGTCAAAACGAAAAATTACTTGATACCTCTACGAACAACACCCCCTCAAAGGACGATAGCCCCTCGCAAAACGACGATACAGACGTTTTAAAGCCTACCGAGAGTAATTCTAAGTGGGAAGAAACAAAAACGCTTAAAAAGGGCTTATTCGGCTGGCTAAGACGTTAA